The Sphingomonas sinipercae genome contains a region encoding:
- a CDS encoding type III pantothenate kinase — MLLAVDAGNTNVVFALVDGGEIKTRWRIASDPRRTADEYAVWLYQLLEIEGFTKADVDAVMIGTVVPRALHNLEVLASKYFGVEPMVAGRGRAGWPIQLDVDEPHSVGADRALNIIAAHAKYPGDIIIVDFGTATTFDVGDAGGAYKGGIIAPGINLSLDALVNAAAKLPRIAIAAPDGNMSVIGRTTESQMLVGIYWGYVAMIEGLLDRVKAQIAQPVKVIATGGLANLFDKHSDAFDAIEPDLTVQGLSLLHQRIANQT, encoded by the coding sequence ATGCTGCTCGCGGTCGATGCCGGTAACACCAACGTCGTCTTCGCGCTTGTCGACGGCGGGGAGATCAAGACGCGCTGGCGCATCGCCAGCGACCCGCGCCGCACCGCCGACGAATATGCCGTCTGGCTATACCAGCTGCTGGAGATCGAAGGCTTTACCAAGGCCGACGTCGATGCGGTGATGATCGGCACCGTTGTGCCGCGCGCGCTCCACAACCTCGAAGTGCTGGCCAGCAAGTATTTCGGCGTCGAGCCGATGGTCGCCGGCAGGGGCAGGGCAGGCTGGCCGATCCAGCTCGATGTGGATGAACCGCACAGCGTCGGCGCCGACCGAGCGCTCAACATCATCGCCGCCCACGCCAAATATCCCGGCGACATAATCATCGTCGATTTCGGCACCGCCACGACGTTCGACGTCGGCGACGCCGGCGGCGCCTACAAGGGCGGGATCATCGCTCCGGGCATCAACCTGTCGCTCGACGCGCTGGTCAACGCGGCTGCCAAGCTGCCCCGGATCGCGATCGCCGCGCCGGATGGGAACATGAGCGTCATCGGCCGAACTACCGAAAGTCAGATGCTGGTCGGCATCTACTGGGGCTATGTGGCGATGATCGAAGGCCTGCTCGACCGGGTGAAGGCCCAGATCGCGCAGCCGGTGAAGGTCATTGCCACCGGTGGCCTCGCCAACTTGTTCGACAAGCACAGCGACGCCTTCGACGCGATTGAGCCCGACCTGACCGTCCAGGGATTGAGCCTGCTCCATCAACGGATAGCAAACCAAACATGA
- a CDS encoding ribonuclease J has protein sequence MIPGEELLFCALGGSGEIGMNVNLYGTQGQWLMVDLGLTFADPYYPGIDLILPELEFIEKQQDRLAGIVLTHGHEDHIGALPYLAHDLKVPLYATPFTAALIARKLEEEGLTGKVPLHVIDRDGSIEVGPFKVRFVALAHSIPEGNGLLIETAHGRVFHTGDWKLDETPVLGNPSSAEVLSSIGDKGILALVCDSTNVFQEEPSGSEAGVHVGLREAVEKARGRVLVTTFASNAARLKTIGEVALETGRQVCVAGRSLDRILSVAQATGYLLDFPRPLSFDEAMRLPRSEVLIVATGGQGEPRAALGRIAAGNHDLKLAAGDTVIFSSKIIPGNEIGIGKVMNDLSDLGVRIVTERQEHVHVSGHPGRPELAAMYGWMRPQIIVPVHGEARHLNEHARFAVANGVPKSVIQQNGDVIRLAPGEPKKVGEARVGRLVLDGDVILPADGGTINERRRISLSGLVTVVLPVGGDGKLAGEPHVRPFGVPVEEDRDDFIADATDSATRAFDSGKGEEQVREAVRLAVRRCATAWTGKKPLVEVSIVRVGRR, from the coding sequence ATGATTCCTGGAGAAGAGCTGCTGTTCTGCGCCCTCGGCGGTTCGGGCGAGATCGGCATGAACGTCAACCTGTACGGTACGCAGGGGCAATGGCTGATGGTCGATCTCGGCCTCACCTTCGCCGACCCATATTATCCCGGAATCGACCTGATCCTGCCGGAGCTCGAGTTCATCGAGAAGCAGCAGGACCGGCTGGCGGGAATCGTCCTGACCCATGGGCATGAGGACCATATCGGCGCGCTTCCCTACCTCGCGCACGACCTCAAGGTACCGCTTTACGCGACCCCGTTCACCGCCGCGCTGATTGCCCGCAAGCTCGAAGAGGAGGGGCTGACCGGCAAGGTTCCGCTGCACGTCATCGACCGCGACGGAAGCATCGAAGTCGGTCCGTTCAAGGTACGCTTCGTCGCGCTCGCTCACTCCATTCCAGAGGGCAACGGACTGCTGATCGAAACTGCTCACGGGCGAGTGTTCCACACCGGCGACTGGAAGCTCGACGAGACCCCGGTGCTTGGCAATCCATCGAGCGCGGAAGTGCTAAGCAGCATTGGCGACAAGGGCATCCTTGCCTTGGTCTGCGATTCCACCAACGTCTTCCAGGAGGAACCGTCCGGGTCCGAAGCGGGGGTGCACGTCGGGCTTCGCGAAGCGGTCGAAAAGGCGCGCGGGCGCGTGCTCGTCACCACCTTCGCTTCCAACGCCGCCCGGCTGAAGACGATCGGCGAAGTCGCGCTTGAAACGGGACGCCAGGTCTGTGTCGCCGGGCGTTCGCTCGACCGTATCCTCAGCGTCGCGCAGGCGACCGGCTACCTGCTCGATTTCCCCCGTCCGCTCTCCTTCGACGAGGCAATGCGCCTGCCGCGCAGCGAAGTGCTGATCGTCGCGACCGGCGGGCAGGGGGAGCCGCGCGCGGCCCTGGGCCGGATTGCGGCGGGCAATCACGACCTCAAGCTGGCGGCGGGCGACACGGTGATCTTCTCGTCGAAGATCATTCCCGGCAACGAAATCGGCATCGGCAAGGTGATGAACGACCTGTCGGACCTCGGCGTGCGGATCGTCACCGAACGCCAGGAACATGTCCACGTGTCGGGCCATCCCGGCCGGCCCGAACTTGCCGCAATGTACGGCTGGATGCGCCCGCAAATCATCGTGCCCGTGCACGGCGAGGCTCGTCACCTTAACGAACACGCCCGTTTCGCGGTGGCCAACGGCGTGCCCAAAAGCGTCATCCAGCAGAACGGCGACGTCATTCGTCTCGCGCCCGGCGAGCCCAAGAAGGTCGGCGAAGCGCGCGTCGGCCGCCTGGTTCTCGACGGCGACGTCATCCTCCCCGCCGACGGTGGCACGATCAACGAACGGCGGCGGATCAGCTTGAGCGGGCTAGTCACCGTCGTGCTTCCTGTCGGCGGCGACGGCAAGCTTGCCGGCGAACCGCACGTGCGCCCGTTCGGCGTTCCGGTCGAAGAGGACCGCGACGATTTCATTGCCGATGCAACCGATTCCGCCACGCGCGCCTTCGACAGCGGCAAGGGCGAGGAGCAAGTGCGCGAAGCGGTCCGGCTTGCCGTGCGCCGCTGCGCCACCGCGTGGACGGGCAAGAAACCGCTGGTCGAGGTTTCGATCGTCAGGGTCGGCCGCCGGTGA
- a CDS encoding DUF1467 family protein has translation MKWTSIVAIYFLFFVASAFILLPFGVKTDEEVGNSLVAGQADSAPHRFELGKHLVRALLLAAVLMALYYANYVNGWITADDLDFYN, from the coding sequence GTGAAGTGGACGTCGATCGTTGCGATCTACTTTCTGTTCTTCGTCGCCAGCGCCTTCATCCTGCTGCCGTTCGGGGTGAAGACCGATGAGGAAGTGGGCAATTCGCTGGTCGCCGGACAGGCCGACAGCGCCCCGCATCGGTTCGAACTCGGGAAGCACCTGGTCCGCGCATTGCTGCTCGCCGCGGTGCTGATGGCGCTTTACTACGCCAACTACGTCAACGGCTGGATCACCGCCGACGACCTCGACTTCTACAACTAA
- a CDS encoding DUF2336 domain-containing protein: MVPIEWPIAGRSDDRGQLAARRAGSDRLSVVRADFFLDSGQRLTEQERSLMTAMLGDLVQVIADEIAAELALDQDGDGDFALLEHLSATGLLDLPPLIAALLRRAEEQRVISVIRARQAGNGRRFLHRLVADADPDVAAAAMALVLARSRRRDRFDSPRIDLDDVPAEAVVTLVYRIAAAIGRRSGTPERSLTDAAAKILSGHDEGKRLEALNFGLVHALDRAGRLDEAAIAMAFDDGEAFIGVEALARAAGIEFETAWSLFVAGAPGLARLLRLSGVSRQAAAELLSGLGDFIPGGPGETIADFDSLSEEQVAGLRAWLRLHPAYRDAAIALKESDGHAPD, from the coding sequence ATGGTGCCGATTGAATGGCCAATCGCTGGCCGGTCCGACGACCGTGGCCAACTTGCCGCGCGCCGCGCGGGCAGCGACCGCTTGTCCGTCGTCCGCGCCGATTTCTTCCTCGATTCCGGCCAGCGCCTGACCGAGCAGGAACGCTCGCTGATGACGGCGATGCTCGGCGATCTCGTCCAGGTCATTGCCGACGAAATCGCCGCCGAGCTTGCGCTGGACCAGGACGGCGACGGCGACTTCGCGTTGCTCGAACACTTATCGGCGACAGGCTTGCTCGACCTGCCGCCGCTGATTGCCGCGCTGCTCCGCCGTGCGGAGGAGCAGCGGGTCATTTCCGTCATTCGCGCCCGACAGGCCGGGAACGGCCGCCGTTTCCTGCACCGGCTGGTGGCTGATGCGGATCCCGATGTTGCCGCTGCGGCGATGGCGCTGGTGCTTGCCCGAAGCCGCCGGCGCGACCGCTTCGACTCCCCGCGAATCGATCTTGACGACGTGCCGGCGGAAGCGGTCGTCACCTTGGTCTATCGGATCGCCGCCGCCATTGGCCGCCGCTCTGGCACGCCGGAGCGGAGCCTGACCGACGCCGCGGCGAAAATCCTGTCCGGCCACGACGAAGGCAAGCGGCTGGAAGCGCTCAACTTCGGCCTCGTCCATGCGCTCGACCGGGCCGGCCGGCTCGACGAAGCAGCGATTGCGATGGCCTTTGACGATGGCGAGGCCTTCATCGGAGTCGAAGCGCTCGCCCGCGCCGCCGGGATCGAATTCGAGACCGCCTGGTCGCTGTTCGTGGCCGGCGCTCCGGGGCTGGCGCGCCTGCTGCGGCTATCCGGCGTCTCCCGGCAGGCTGCGGCCGAATTGCTGTCCGGCCTTGGCGATTTCATTCCCGGCGGGCCGGGCGAGACCATCGCCGACTTTGATTCGCTGTCCGAGGAGCAGGTCGCCGGCCTGCGCGCCTGGCTTCGGCTCCATCCCGCCTATCGCGACGCCGCGATCGCGTTGAAAGAATCCGATGGCCACGCGCCCGACTGA
- a CDS encoding sensor histidine kinase: MATRPTDRQPVRGRVDGHGRLVSAEPQLARLQQEAGSRIGAPLAVPQLAAIARIAHQLQIPVSRRAVAAAARQDIDMWVRAVPEGDEVMLTIERWEPRPPRQPRLATVGGIEPAPKTGPAHWRLDEQLRVAELSPAAADLFGVDAADAAGQSLTRLVRLEEAEDGAMPLLEALARRAAFDAQPVRRRGDDLRLLLTGEPVFDEQGGFSGFHGTLRGEEQAVPETSAIVDPAMNEVLRSPLKHIIESADRMAGGADGPLRREYEDYAADISAAAHHLLSVVRGISEEARGRRATVDLVELVSEAVGLVDSIATERQVAVGVEHAAGCTARGESRSIIQILVNLVGNGVRYSYERGTVTVSFERSGDQAIVHVADDGPGIDAADQERIFERFEQAGQGTGQGTGLGLAISRRLARQMGGDILLASRPGVGSRFSLVLPAA, encoded by the coding sequence ATGGCCACGCGCCCGACTGATCGGCAGCCGGTAAGGGGCCGGGTCGACGGCCACGGCCGGCTTGTCTCTGCTGAGCCGCAGCTTGCGCGGCTGCAGCAGGAGGCCGGTTCGCGGATCGGCGCGCCGCTTGCCGTCCCGCAGCTCGCAGCCATTGCCCGGATCGCGCACCAGCTCCAGATTCCGGTCTCGCGCCGGGCGGTCGCCGCTGCTGCAAGGCAGGACATCGACATGTGGGTGCGCGCGGTGCCCGAAGGCGATGAGGTGATGCTGACCATCGAGCGATGGGAGCCGCGACCGCCGCGCCAACCGAGGCTTGCGACCGTCGGTGGAATCGAACCGGCGCCCAAGACTGGCCCCGCTCATTGGCGCCTGGACGAGCAGCTTCGCGTTGCCGAACTCTCCCCGGCTGCCGCCGACCTGTTTGGCGTCGATGCCGCTGACGCCGCCGGGCAATCGCTGACCCGGCTGGTCAGGCTGGAAGAGGCTGAGGATGGCGCGATGCCGCTGCTCGAAGCGCTTGCGCGCCGCGCTGCGTTCGATGCGCAACCGGTTCGCCGGCGCGGCGATGACCTTCGCCTGCTGCTGACCGGGGAACCGGTGTTCGACGAACAAGGGGGCTTTTCCGGCTTTCACGGCACCCTGCGCGGCGAAGAGCAGGCTGTTCCCGAGACGTCCGCGATCGTCGATCCGGCGATGAACGAGGTCCTCCGCTCGCCGCTCAAGCACATCATCGAAAGCGCCGACCGGATGGCCGGCGGCGCCGACGGGCCGCTGCGCCGCGAATATGAAGATTATGCCGCCGACATTTCGGCCGCCGCGCATCACCTGCTCTCGGTCGTTCGCGGCATCAGCGAGGAAGCGCGCGGGCGCCGGGCGACGGTCGACCTGGTCGAACTTGTTTCAGAAGCCGTCGGGCTGGTCGATTCCATCGCTACGGAGCGCCAGGTCGCGGTCGGGGTCGAGCACGCCGCCGGCTGCACCGCGCGCGGCGAATCGCGCAGCATCATCCAGATCCTGGTGAATTTGGTCGGCAATGGCGTCCGCTATTCCTACGAACGCGGCACGGTCACCGTTTCGTTCGAGCGTTCGGGGGACCAGGCGATCGTCCATGTCGCCGACGACGGCCCCGGCATCGACGCCGCCGACCAGGAACGCATTTTCGAACGCTTCGAACAGGCGGGGCAGGGCACGGGCCAGGGCACGGGCCTGGGCCTTGCCATTTCCCGCCGCCTTGCTCGTCAGATGGGCGGCGACATTTTGCTCGCCAGCCGGCCGGGCGTCGGCTCGCGCTTCAGCCTGGTGCTGCCCGCCGCCTAG
- a CDS encoding citrate synthase yields the protein MTEKTMTMKTGAEQWDYPVLPGTVGPEVVDIRKFYGQTGRFTYDPGFTSTASCQSAITYIDGEEGILLHRGYPIDQLAEHSTFMEVAYLLIHGELPTADELSTFTYTISRHTMVHEQLATFFRGFRRDAHPMAIMCGVVGALSAFYHDSTDITDPEQRMIASHRLIAKMPTLTAMAFKYSMGQPFMFPDNSLTYTGNFLRMTFGVPAEAYEINPVIERAMRRIFILHADHEQNASTSTVRLAGSSGANPFACIAAGIACLWGPAHGGANEAALNMLREIGDVKRIPDYIARAKDKNDPFRLMGFGHRVYKNYDPRAKVMQQTADEVLKELNISDPVLDVAKELEQIALHDDYFVEKKLYPNVDFYSGVILNAIGFPTDMFTALFALARTVGWVAQWNEMISDPEQKIGRPRQLYVGATQRDYVPVGQR from the coding sequence ATGACCGAGAAGACGATGACCATGAAAACCGGCGCGGAGCAGTGGGACTACCCCGTGCTTCCAGGTACCGTCGGGCCGGAGGTCGTCGATATCCGGAAGTTCTACGGCCAGACCGGGCGTTTCACCTACGATCCGGGCTTTACCTCGACCGCAAGCTGCCAGAGCGCGATCACCTATATCGACGGCGAAGAAGGCATCCTGCTTCACCGCGGCTATCCGATCGACCAGCTGGCCGAGCATTCGACCTTCATGGAAGTCGCTTACCTGCTGATCCACGGCGAACTGCCGACCGCGGACGAGCTGTCGACCTTCACCTACACCATTTCGCGCCACACCATGGTGCACGAGCAGCTGGCGACCTTCTTCCGCGGGTTCCGGCGCGACGCCCATCCGATGGCGATCATGTGCGGCGTCGTCGGCGCTTTATCCGCTTTCTATCACGACAGCACCGATATCACCGACCCGGAACAGCGGATGATCGCGTCGCACCGGCTGATCGCGAAAATGCCGACGCTGACCGCGATGGCCTTCAAATATTCGATGGGCCAGCCGTTCATGTTCCCGGACAACAGCCTGACCTACACCGGGAATTTCCTGCGCATGACGTTCGGCGTCCCGGCCGAGGCGTATGAAATCAACCCGGTGATCGAGCGGGCGATGCGGCGGATCTTCATCCTCCACGCCGACCATGAGCAGAATGCGTCGACGTCGACCGTCCGCCTGGCGGGATCGTCGGGCGCGAACCCGTTCGCCTGTATCGCCGCGGGCATCGCCTGCCTGTGGGGGCCGGCGCATGGCGGCGCCAACGAAGCGGCGCTCAACATGCTGCGCGAGATCGGCGACGTGAAGCGCATCCCCGACTACATCGCCCGCGCCAAGGACAAGAACGACCCGTTCCGCCTGATGGGCTTCGGCCACCGCGTCTACAAGAATTACGACCCGCGCGCGAAGGTGATGCAGCAGACCGCCGACGAGGTTCTGAAAGAGCTCAACATCTCCGACCCCGTGCTCGACGTCGCCAAGGAGCTCGAGCAGATCGCGCTCCACGACGATTATTTCGTCGAGAAGAAGCTGTATCCGAACGTCGATTTCTATTCGGGCGTGATCCTGAACGCGATCGGTTTCCCGACGGACATGTTCACTGCCCTGTTCGCCCTTGCCCGGACCGTCGGCTGGGTGGCGCAGTGGAACGAGATGATTTCCGATCCCGAACAGAAGATCGGCCGGCCGCGCCAGCTGTACGTCGGCGCGACCCAGCGGGACTACGTCCCGGTCGGCCAGCGCTAG
- the gltX gene encoding glutamate--tRNA ligase — protein MSASTNTTSVVTRFAPSPTGFLHIGGARTALFNWLFARHHGGKFLLRIEDTDKARSTTEAIDAILDGMRWLGLDWDGHEYYQSQFWARHAEVAHQLLERGHAYRCWMSQEELAAQREKAQSERRPFRIDSPWRDSGKEGDGAFVIRLKAPREGETVIEDKVQGRVVVQNSELDDFILLRSDGSPTYMLAVVVDDHDMGVTHVIRGDDHLNNAFRQLAIIKGMEWPEPVYAHVPLIHGADGAKLSKRHGALGVDSYRDELGYLPEAVSNYLLRLGWGHGDDEIISREQAIEWFDLDHVGKSPSRFDFKKLENLNGHYIREADDRRLADMVAAQLGPSADLELLVRAMPELKARATTVHQLADGAKFLFAQRPLDVDEAASALLGDEARKLLASAHQALSGVGEWNHDAVEAAIRAVADGAGVKLGKLAQPLRAALIGRTTSPGIFDVLVLLGQGEALARIADQMVEPNE, from the coding sequence TTGAGCGCAAGCACCAATACGACGTCCGTGGTCACCCGCTTCGCGCCCTCCCCCACCGGGTTCCTGCACATCGGCGGTGCGCGCACCGCCCTGTTCAACTGGCTGTTCGCACGGCACCACGGCGGCAAGTTCCTGCTGCGCATCGAAGACACCGACAAGGCGCGGTCCACGACCGAGGCGATCGACGCGATCCTGGACGGGATGCGCTGGCTCGGCCTCGATTGGGACGGGCACGAATATTACCAGTCGCAATTCTGGGCCCGCCATGCGGAAGTGGCACACCAATTGCTCGAGCGCGGCCATGCCTACCGCTGCTGGATGAGCCAGGAAGAACTGGCCGCGCAGCGCGAAAAGGCCCAGTCCGAGCGACGCCCGTTCCGAATCGACAGCCCGTGGCGCGATTCCGGCAAGGAAGGCGACGGCGCTTTCGTGATCCGGCTAAAGGCTCCGCGCGAGGGCGAGACGGTCATCGAGGACAAGGTGCAGGGCCGCGTCGTCGTCCAAAACAGCGAGCTGGACGATTTCATCCTGCTGCGTTCGGACGGCAGCCCGACCTACATGCTTGCAGTGGTGGTCGATGACCATGACATGGGCGTGACCCACGTGATCCGCGGCGACGACCACCTTAACAACGCCTTCCGCCAACTGGCGATCATCAAGGGCATGGAGTGGCCGGAACCGGTCTATGCCCACGTGCCCCTGATCCACGGTGCCGATGGGGCCAAGCTGTCGAAGCGGCACGGCGCGCTTGGCGTCGATTCCTATCGCGATGAGCTCGGCTACCTGCCCGAAGCCGTCTCCAATTACCTGCTGCGGCTTGGCTGGGGCCATGGCGACGACGAAATCATCAGCCGCGAACAGGCGATCGAATGGTTCGACCTCGACCATGTCGGCAAGTCGCCTTCGCGCTTCGACTTCAAGAAACTCGAAAACCTCAACGGCCATTACATCCGCGAAGCCGACGACCGGCGGCTGGCCGACATGGTCGCGGCGCAGTTGGGGCCGAGCGCGGACCTGGAGCTGCTGGTCCGTGCGATGCCGGAGCTGAAGGCGCGTGCGACCACCGTTCACCAGCTCGCCGACGGTGCGAAATTCCTGTTCGCCCAGCGCCCGCTCGACGTCGACGAGGCGGCTTCCGCATTGCTGGGCGACGAAGCGCGCAAGCTGCTCGCCTCCGCCCACCAGGCGCTGTCGGGCGTCGGCGAATGGAACCATGATGCGGTCGAAGCCGCTATCCGCGCAGTTGCCGACGGCGCAGGCGTCAAGCTGGGCAAGCTGGCCCAGCCTCTGCGCGCGGCGCTGATCGGGCGGACGACCAGCCCGGGCATTTTTGACGTTCTCGTATTGCTGGGGCAGGGCGAGGCCCTCGCCCGAATAGCCGATCAGATGGTGGAGCCGAACGAATGA
- a CDS encoding ComEC/Rec2 family competence protein, which produces MESFLEAERAQLPPWVVVGFGLGIALWFWLDTPVQWFAVLALSSGVGILGFAMVGGRAERAAGWFALALALGCALIWTRSEWVRAPRLERPVVTSFQATVERVEPLVAKGAVRLTLAPRDPAIPPRVRVSLKARDEPPGLSPGALVQLRARIAPPPQMAMPGGYDFARDAWFKQIGGVGAALGPVTVLAPGKSGGLDRLRDRLGEHIRGRLPGREGGIATALANGDQNAVGEADAEAMRRSGLTHLLSVSGLHIAAVIGAVMLLTLKLLALSERLALRFNLVLVSAGAGAIAGVAYTLLTGAQVPTVRSCVVALLVLLGIALGRDALSMRLLAVAALVILLVKPESLAGASFQLSFAAVGAIIALHSTGWARRTFQRRDEGVAGRFGRSVGGMVATGLAVEIALIPLALYHFHRAGLYGIGANLVAIPLTTFVIMPLEAGALFLDSLGLGAPLWFLAGKAIALLLWIAHSVAGAQGAVAMLARMPTLAFASMALGGLWLALWTTRVRLLGLYPLVLGAAAAAFSPTPDLLVSGDGRHVALVAQDGTPLLLRERTGDFMREVMAESAGFDGDPGALGAAPFATCSTDSCLADIRRGDRSWRIMATRSPHLLDWRQMIAACRQADVVIADRRLPPQCRPRWLKLDRPMLQGMGAAALYLDGVPRIDSVAARLGQHPWATLREKSAMPRVLTGRR; this is translated from the coding sequence GTGGAAAGCTTCCTCGAGGCGGAGCGCGCCCAGCTTCCGCCTTGGGTCGTCGTTGGCTTCGGGCTCGGCATCGCCCTCTGGTTTTGGCTCGACACGCCCGTGCAGTGGTTCGCCGTCCTGGCGCTGTCGAGCGGAGTCGGGATCCTCGGTTTCGCCATGGTCGGAGGCAGGGCGGAGCGCGCCGCCGGCTGGTTCGCGCTAGCCCTGGCGCTCGGCTGCGCGCTGATCTGGACGCGGTCGGAATGGGTCCGCGCGCCACGGCTGGAGCGCCCGGTCGTCACCAGCTTTCAAGCAACCGTCGAACGCGTCGAGCCACTCGTTGCCAAGGGCGCCGTTCGGCTGACCCTGGCGCCGCGCGATCCCGCCATTCCTCCCCGCGTGCGGGTCAGCCTGAAAGCGAGGGACGAGCCGCCCGGGCTTTCACCGGGCGCGCTGGTCCAGCTTCGCGCCCGGATCGCGCCGCCGCCGCAAATGGCCATGCCCGGGGGTTACGATTTCGCCCGCGACGCCTGGTTCAAACAGATCGGGGGCGTGGGAGCAGCGCTCGGCCCGGTGACGGTGCTCGCACCCGGCAAGTCGGGCGGCCTCGACCGCCTTCGCGACCGGCTCGGCGAACATATCCGCGGCCGCTTGCCCGGGCGGGAAGGCGGCATCGCCACCGCGCTTGCCAACGGCGACCAGAATGCGGTCGGCGAGGCGGATGCCGAAGCGATGCGTCGCAGCGGCCTGACGCACTTGCTGTCGGTCAGCGGCCTGCACATTGCGGCGGTGATCGGCGCGGTAATGCTGCTGACGCTCAAGCTGCTCGCACTGTCGGAACGGCTCGCGCTCCGCTTCAACCTCGTCCTCGTCTCGGCCGGCGCCGGGGCGATTGCCGGGGTGGCCTACACTTTGCTGACCGGCGCCCAGGTGCCGACCGTCCGAAGCTGCGTCGTAGCTTTACTGGTCCTGCTCGGGATTGCGCTCGGCCGCGATGCGTTGAGTATGCGCCTGCTCGCCGTCGCGGCGCTGGTAATCCTGCTGGTCAAGCCAGAGTCGCTTGCTGGGGCGAGCTTCCAGCTCAGTTTCGCGGCGGTCGGTGCGATCATCGCGCTCCATTCCACCGGCTGGGCGCGGCGTACGTTCCAGCGGCGCGATGAGGGTGTGGCGGGGCGTTTCGGGCGCTCCGTCGGCGGGATGGTGGCCACGGGGCTGGCGGTGGAGATCGCGCTGATCCCACTCGCGCTCTACCATTTCCACCGCGCCGGGCTTTACGGGATTGGCGCCAACCTCGTCGCCATCCCGCTGACCACCTTCGTCATCATGCCGCTGGAGGCGGGCGCGCTCTTCCTCGATTCCCTCGGTCTTGGCGCGCCTCTCTGGTTCCTCGCCGGCAAGGCGATCGCGCTGCTGCTCTGGATCGCGCACAGCGTCGCCGGGGCCCAGGGCGCCGTTGCAATGCTCGCCCGGATGCCGACGCTGGCCTTCGCGTCGATGGCGCTTGGCGGCCTGTGGCTGGCGCTTTGGACGACCAGGGTGCGGCTGCTCGGCCTTTACCCGCTTGTGCTCGGCGCGGCAGCCGCCGCATTTTCGCCGACACCCGACCTGCTCGTCAGCGGCGACGGTCGGCACGTCGCCCTGGTCGCCCAAGATGGGACGCCGCTGCTGCTGCGGGAACGGACCGGCGACTTCATGCGCGAAGTGATGGCGGAGAGCGCCGGGTTCGACGGCGATCCCGGTGCGCTCGGGGCCGCGCCTTTCGCCACTTGCTCGACCGACAGCTGCCTCGCCGACATCCGCCGGGGCGACCGTAGCTGGCGGATCATGGCCACGCGCTCGCCCCACCTGCTGGACTGGCGCCAGATGATTGCCGCCTGCCGTCAGGCCGACGTCGTCATCGCCGACCGCCGGTTGCCGCCGCAATGCCGGCCGCGGTGGCTGAAGCTCGACCGCCCGATGCTTCAGGGCATGGGCGCCGCAGCGCTCTACCTCGACGGCGTGCCGCGGATCGACAGCGTCGCGGCGCGGCTGGGCCAGCATCCGTGGGCGACGCTGCGGGAAAAATCGGCTATGCCCCGCGTCCTCACAGGCAGGAGGTAG
- a CDS encoding DUF4242 domain-containing protein, giving the protein MPQFVIEREMPGVGGLGQDELKGASQTSCAVLRDLGPEIQWVHSYVTDNKIYCIYRAPSEDLIRQHAQTAGFPANSISQVRNTIDPTTAD; this is encoded by the coding sequence ATGCCGCAGTTCGTGATTGAGCGTGAGATGCCGGGCGTCGGCGGGTTGGGGCAGGACGAGCTCAAGGGCGCATCGCAAACCAGTTGCGCGGTCCTTCGCGACCTCGGCCCTGAAATCCAGTGGGTCCACAGCTATGTGACCGACAACAAGATCTACTGCATCTACCGGGCGCCGAGCGAAGATTTAATTCGCCAGCACGCACAAACGGCCGGTTTCCCCGCCAATTCGATCAGCCAGGTGCGCAACACGATCGACCCGACGACGGCCGACTGA
- a CDS encoding VOC family protein codes for MARIDYVELPSMTAHELTRAFYAKAFDWTFTDYGPEYAATTTGDVDLGLSGSPEDEISAPLPVIRVDDLEAAFDAVGKAGGIIAKPIYAFPGGRRFHFIDPSGNELAVWQPAEG; via the coding sequence ATGGCGCGGATAGATTATGTCGAATTACCAAGCATGACCGCGCACGAGCTGACGCGCGCCTTTTATGCCAAGGCGTTCGACTGGACCTTCACCGATTACGGGCCGGAATATGCCGCGACCACGACCGGCGACGTCGACCTCGGCCTGAGCGGATCGCCGGAGGACGAAATTTCGGCGCCGCTGCCGGTGATTCGAGTCGACGACCTGGAGGCGGCGTTCGATGCCGTCGGCAAGGCCGGCGGAATCATCGCCAAGCCGATCTACGCCTTTCCAGGCGGCCGCCGCTTCCACTTCATCGACCCGTCCGGAAACGAGTTGGCCGTCTGGCAACCCGCCGAAGGCTGA